The proteins below come from a single Aegilops tauschii subsp. strangulata cultivar AL8/78 chromosome 6, Aet v6.0, whole genome shotgun sequence genomic window:
- the LOC109777795 gene encoding protein FAR1-RELATED SEQUENCE 5-like has product MQKINPEFLYDYDVDADNRVRNIFWANASCKGSYEDFGDCVTFDTTYKTNKFHMPLGVFVGVNHHLQSTTFAIALVRDETIPLFEWVFKTFLRCKNNKLPICMLTDQCSSMKAALKTILPHTLHKLCRWHIMKKYKDHLALLYKAHEKLKDDLNAVLNHPLMPSEFERPWKDLIQRYNLQDDEVMNSLWDDRHEWISAYYKEIFCARMTSTQRSESMNCILKKNFVKEKHDLHLFAQQVDKCIQTRNAVEHAEIVANESEVKTTTQFGFEVQLSKVYTRAVFADFKETLYRSTAFRAERCPENPTKYLVHHYNRSDAFDWAMHNFQVVADEQKGVHELHAQNEAQEKHFRAVHNPELVHLMQSLNYG; this is encoded by the exons ATGCAGAAGATAAACCCAGAGTTCCTCTATGATTATGATGTTGATGCAGATAACCGTGTAAGAAACATCTTTTGGGCCAACGCCAGTTGCAAAGGATCGTATGAAGATTTTGGAGACTGCGTTACATTTGACACAACGTATAAAACTAACAAATTCCACATGCCGCTGGGAGTCTTCGTGGGAGTGAACCATCATCTACAGAGCACCACATTTGCTATTGCACTCGTGCGAGATGAAACAATACCGTTGTTTGAGTGGGTTTTCAAAACATTTCTCCGGTGTAAGAACAACAAGCTGCCAATCTGCATGCTCACAG ACCAGTGTTCTTCGATGAAGGCAGCATTAAAAACTATCCTCCCACATACTCTGCATAAGTTGTGTCGGTGGCATATCATGAAGAAGTACAAAGACCACCTCGCCTTGCTGTATAAGGCGCATGAGAAACTCAAGGATGACCTCAATGCGGTGCTGAACCACCCACTAATGCCGTCAGAATTTGAACGACCATGGAAGGACCTCATTCAGAGATACAACTTGCAAGACGACGAAGTGATGAATTCGCTGTGGGATGACAGGCACGAGTGGATCTCGGCTTACTACAAGGAAATTTTCTGTGCTCGGATGACTTCCACACAGAGAAGCGAGAGCATGAACTGCATACTGAAGAAAAACTTTGTCAAAGAGAAGCATGATCTCCATCTGTTTGCTCAGCAGGTGGACAAGTGCATTCAGACCCGGAATGCCGTCGAGCACGCAGAGATAGTAGCAAATGAG TCAGAGGTAAAGACAACAACCCAGTTTGGGTTCGAAGTTCAGCTATCAAAAGTGTATACAAGGGCAGTGTTTGCAGATTTCAAAGAAACACTCTACCGTAGCACTGCATTCAGAGCAGAACGGTGCCCTGAGAACCCGACAAAGTATCTCGTACACCACTACAACAGATCGGATGCATTTGACTGGGCAATGCATAATTTCCAAGTGGTCGCCGATGAACAGAAAGGTGTCCACGAAT TACATGCTCAAAATGAAGCACAAGAGAAGCACTTTCGCGCAGTGCACAACCCAGAATTAGTGCACCTGATGCAGTCCTTAAAT TACGGCTAA
- the LOC109777794 gene encoding uncharacterized protein: MADAPLYKQRRRYTRELHDVDLHENHKLHVVCTSKGEDVDKMLSTLRRKLGGMPVKLVCIDVEYTHYVKSQRAAVLQLCVEKECLVYHISAAKDRPMELDKFLMNGEYTFVRFAIEGDKSKLKLSGLEINSDNYIDI, from the exons ATGGCGGATGCACCTCTGTACAAGCAGCGCCGCAGGTACACCAGGGAGCTCCACGACGTCGACCTCCATGAAAACCACAAGCTCCACGTCGTTTGCACAAGCAAAGGTGAAGACGTGGACAAGATGTTGTCCACGCTCAGGAGGAAGCTCGGCGGAATGCCCGTCAAACTAGTCTGCATTGATGTCGAGTACACGCACTACGTGAAGTCACAGCGGGCAGCAGTGCTCCAGCTATGCGTAGAAAAAGAATGCCTTGTCTACCACATCTCTGCAGCTAAAGACAG GCCAATGgaactagacaaattcctcatgaATGGTGAGTACACCTTCGTCAGATTCGCCATTGAAGGAGACAAAAGCAAGCTGAAGCTATCTGGTTTGGAGATCAACTCCGACAACTACATTGATATTTAG